The following coding sequences lie in one Synechococcus sp. PCC 7336 genomic window:
- a CDS encoding CHASE2 domain-containing protein translates to MPQLSPNASTSPSTSRSSRQWMWGLAWGLGWTIALNLLANTPIVLQAERALQRQVWRWRGPQAPPETVAIVGIDGRIEGREAGNAPDFSLERSNYAALTVRLLKEGGARTVVLNLPGSFVVPQTLGDADLDAPLRRVVEQHPDRLLLATRTSESFSQIEIPIFNHFMPFSFRDLQYIVPPEWMQGFMQFRSDSLGIVRQIQVREEMVRRDSQRLQPFWAVEALAIAKAFPHRRSLIPDSNTQLFYKPWGPSGQIPIVPIEAICPPQPIDSCLAPPESGAIASLRDKIVLVGFVGGSPEVASVRAADGSQLAAVELQAQVLSSLLQQQVYREVDSAVAMGVVAIAGVGTGLLLTAGINLKSTSLGQQLRRRSLVLRIAVVTTAIAGYSSAGIAALWWGQWLWPLALPVLVGTATAICTILTVVLLHNRDRLQAQQRELEILRQAEQEAAIHQARKLLYRVATDIHDRELQELKLAMDELELLQWQDPNLKVDGLLDQLEHIGAGIRSQLNDARMLASKVGISANLKEGLHRGIADHIGELMDEGCLTIEVKQNLPPLQEPHTSDWFDAREDIFRFAREAIANVMHHVHPPRGSATYMHIELVREGNRCLLQVTNDGVELVPAKKGGYGTKAMNTIAEQLPNGQWERQHLADGRTVVSLKWDLQPD, encoded by the coding sequence ATGCCGCAATTGTCGCCAAACGCTTCAACGTCCCCAAGCACTTCGCGCAGTTCCCGCCAGTGGATGTGGGGGCTAGCTTGGGGGTTGGGCTGGACGATCGCCCTCAACCTACTGGCCAATACCCCAATTGTCTTGCAAGCGGAGCGAGCCCTACAGCGTCAGGTATGGCGCTGGCGCGGCCCCCAAGCCCCTCCCGAAACTGTGGCAATAGTGGGGATTGACGGGCGGATTGAGGGTCGCGAGGCAGGAAATGCCCCAGATTTTTCGTTAGAGCGATCGAATTATGCGGCCCTGACGGTGCGCTTGCTGAAGGAGGGGGGAGCGCGGACGGTGGTGCTCAACTTGCCGGGAAGCTTTGTGGTGCCCCAAACCCTAGGCGATGCCGATCTCGATGCGCCGCTGCGTCGAGTGGTCGAACAACATCCCGATCGCCTCCTGCTAGCCACCCGGACGAGTGAAAGTTTTAGCCAGATTGAAATTCCGATTTTCAACCACTTTATGCCCTTTTCCTTTCGCGATCTGCAGTACATCGTCCCCCCCGAATGGATGCAGGGGTTCATGCAGTTTCGCAGCGACAGTCTGGGGATTGTGCGCCAAATTCAGGTCCGAGAGGAAATGGTGCGGCGAGACAGCCAGCGGCTTCAGCCCTTTTGGGCGGTGGAAGCTCTGGCGATCGCCAAAGCCTTTCCCCATCGCCGCAGCCTCATTCCCGACTCCAACACCCAACTGTTTTATAAACCGTGGGGACCGTCAGGACAGATTCCAATTGTGCCAATTGAGGCGATCTGCCCGCCCCAACCGATTGACTCTTGCCTAGCTCCCCCCGAGTCGGGGGCGATCGCCTCGCTGCGGGACAAGATTGTGTTGGTAGGGTTTGTGGGGGGGAGTCCAGAAGTGGCATCGGTGCGGGCGGCGGATGGCAGCCAACTGGCGGCGGTGGAGTTGCAGGCCCAGGTGCTCTCCAGCTTGCTGCAACAACAGGTCTATCGGGAAGTGGACTCTGCCGTGGCGATGGGGGTGGTGGCGATCGCCGGAGTGGGGACGGGGCTGCTGCTGACGGCGGGCATCAACCTGAAATCCACCAGCTTGGGTCAGCAGCTTAGAAGGCGATCGCTGGTTTTGCGAATAGCCGTTGTGACCACTGCGATCGCGGGCTATTCCAGCGCTGGCATTGCGGCTCTCTGGTGGGGTCAGTGGCTGTGGCCGCTGGCGCTGCCGGTTTTGGTCGGCACAGCCACTGCCATTTGCACAATTTTGACGGTGGTGTTGTTGCACAATCGCGATCGCCTGCAGGCTCAGCAGCGGGAGTTGGAGATTCTGCGACAGGCAGAACAAGAAGCCGCCATCCACCAAGCCCGCAAGTTGCTGTATCGGGTAGCCACCGACATTCACGATCGCGAGTTGCAAGAACTCAAGCTGGCCATGGACGAGTTGGAACTCTTGCAGTGGCAGGACCCCAACCTCAAAGTGGATGGCTTGCTCGACCAACTAGAGCACATCGGGGCAGGCATTCGCAGCCAACTCAACGATGCTCGCATGCTGGCCAGCAAAGTAGGAATTTCTGCCAATCTCAAAGAGGGACTGCATCGCGGCATTGCCGATCACATTGGCGAGCTGATGGATGAAGGCTGCCTCACGATTGAAGTGAAGCAAAACTTGCCTCCCCTGCAAGAGCCCCACACCAGCGATTGGTTCGACGCCCGCGAAGACATCTTTCGGTTTGCCCGAGAGGCGATCGCCAATGTCATGCACCACGTTCATCCCCCTAGAGGATCGGCGACTTACATGCACATCGAGTTGGTTCGGGAGGGCAATCGTTGTTTGCTACAGGTGACGAACGATGGCGTCGAGCTGGTGCCAGCCAAAAAAGGGGGTTACGGTACCAAGGCGATGAACACTATTGCCGAGCAATTACCGAATGGTCAGTGGGAGCGCCAGCATTTAGCGGATGGTCGCACAGTAGTGAGTTTGAAATGGGATCTACAGCCAGATTAA
- a CDS encoding SpoIID/LytB domain-containing protein, which yields MAMKTRGWLVAAGVGMGFVGTAIWGGSTGAAPANPDLEIGIVQRFGESSTDRLNISTSGGAHLVMEYDDASGEEIVRNVPAIAIGIHNRLLDRPFEDSRLILSSHRSFESAAASAEEWEARGVRTLVVQPDEWQVWAHPEEYTLTARLEILERARAQNRPGVRLERQLISTNPELSWTILGETFTDRELQIRSSNGSPLTVNGKTYAGTLTLQPNTFDTYTLVNTVPLETYLRGVVPHEIGPGAPFEAIKAQAILARTYALQNRHRFTPDNYELCADTQCQVYRGLSGTIPSADRAIASTAGLVLTFDGQLADAVYSSTTGGITAAFNHIWDGDPRPYLQPIPDTLLLGQQVVDLDLTRDDHFRRFLSLRSGFNETGISNYFRWEIPQPLPKLTHNLQENQKYLSLPFPPYQSIASLEILERSPSGRVQALKVNLRQADSNIIPVTLRKDAILLGLRATYSLLFTVDPIASGGVLRGYNFSGGGLGHGVGMSQYGSYHLARQGYRATDILAFYYPGTTLTPLTPALAALWPAN from the coding sequence ATGGCGATGAAAACTCGCGGCTGGCTGGTAGCCGCAGGCGTCGGAATGGGGTTTGTCGGTACAGCAATTTGGGGCGGTAGCACTGGTGCAGCTCCTGCCAACCCAGACTTAGAAATCGGCATCGTGCAGCGATTTGGGGAAAGTTCGACCGATCGCCTCAACATCTCCACTAGCGGCGGCGCACACTTGGTGATGGAATACGACGATGCCAGCGGTGAAGAGATCGTGCGGAACGTCCCAGCGATCGCCATTGGCATCCACAACCGCTTGCTCGATCGCCCGTTTGAGGACAGTCGACTCATCCTCAGTAGCCACCGCAGTTTCGAAAGTGCTGCGGCCAGTGCCGAGGAATGGGAGGCCAGAGGTGTGCGCACGCTCGTGGTCCAACCGGATGAATGGCAGGTGTGGGCGCATCCAGAGGAATACACGCTTACCGCACGCTTAGAAATTTTGGAGCGAGCTCGAGCGCAGAACCGCCCTGGCGTTCGCCTCGAACGGCAACTCATCTCCACCAACCCCGAGCTCAGTTGGACCATTCTGGGAGAAACCTTTACCGATCGCGAACTGCAGATCCGCTCCAGCAATGGCTCTCCCCTCACCGTCAACGGCAAAACCTACGCCGGCACCCTCACCCTCCAGCCCAACACTTTCGACACCTACACCCTAGTCAACACCGTCCCGCTCGAAACTTACCTGCGCGGCGTCGTTCCCCACGAGATCGGCCCCGGTGCGCCATTCGAAGCCATCAAAGCTCAAGCCATTTTGGCCCGTACCTACGCCCTCCAAAATCGACACCGTTTCACCCCCGACAACTACGAGTTGTGTGCTGACACTCAATGCCAGGTCTATCGAGGGCTGAGCGGTACAATTCCTAGTGCCGATCGGGCGATCGCCTCAACTGCAGGATTAGTGCTCACCTTCGACGGGCAATTGGCAGATGCAGTCTACTCCTCTACAACGGGAGGCATCACGGCTGCTTTCAACCACATTTGGGATGGCGACCCCCGCCCCTACCTGCAACCAATCCCCGATACCTTATTACTCGGACAACAGGTGGTCGATCTCGACCTCACCCGCGACGATCATTTCCGCCGATTTCTCAGCCTGCGCTCGGGCTTTAACGAAACAGGTATCTCCAATTACTTCCGCTGGGAAATTCCGCAACCCCTGCCCAAACTGACCCACAATTTGCAGGAAAATCAAAAATATCTCAGTCTGCCCTTTCCCCCCTACCAATCCATTGCCAGCCTCGAAATTTTGGAGCGATCGCCGAGCGGTCGCGTGCAGGCATTAAAGGTGAATCTGCGCCAAGCGGACAGCAACATCATTCCCGTCACACTCCGAAAAGATGCGATTTTACTGGGTTTGCGAGCGACCTATAGCTTGCTGTTTACGGTTGACCCGATCGCTTCAGGTGGGGTTTTGCGCGGATATAACTTCAGCGGTGGCGGCCTCGGTCACGGGGTAGGGATGAGCCAGTACGGCTCGTACCACTTAGCCCGCCAGGGATACCGCGCCACTGACATTCTGGCCTTCTACTATCCCGGCACCACCCTCACTCCCCTCACTCCTGCTCTTGCCGCCCTCTGGCCAGCCAACTAA